The sequence below is a genomic window from Synergistaceae bacterium.
ATTGAGCAAATTTTTTCGTGAAGCTCCCAGAATCATTAAGACACTTACAGCAGCAGTGAACAAAACCGCCGACTCTCCGAATGTGTCAAACGCTCTGTAATCGAGTATGAGTCCTGCTACGATATTTTGTGCGCCTGTCTCATGTCCGCCGTGTTCGATGTAGCGTCTAATTACTTCATTATTTGCGGGATTCTTTTCATCGCCGAACGGTGGCAGCTCCGCAACTGTAGCAAGCAGTAACGAGACAATAACTATGCAAGTTAAGACGCTCAAGCCCGCATAAACCTGCGAAAAAATGTGCAGTCCGTGAATCTCAAGCCACTGATTATAGCGTTCTCTTAGTGTTGCCTCATGGAAGCGCGAATATTTGTCCTTTGGCTTTTGCGTGAATGGCAGATCCGGCGGCGGTTCAGGGGGTATGACTTCATTTTCAGGTCTTGGCCCGTTGCCCGATATCCAGTTAAAAAATTTCTGCCAGATTAATTTTATTTCTTCGTTCAATCGTGTATGACTCCTTTCGTGTGAAAAAATTTTACATGTATGTTTTTGCTGCGACCAACAATAGCAGCTGATAAGGTTTTCGACCTTGACTTTGCCGTTATAGCTTTTAAAGTGTTTTCACTATAAAGGTTGCTCCATTCCTCATTAGGATCATATTCTTTGCACTCGTCTAGTGATTCTTGTCTTGCCTGATTAATGCTTTCAACCATACCCGGAATCGAATGCAAATATAAAGTTTCCTGCAATGAATCCCAGTCATCTTCAGAAATAAGAACAGCGTTTTTGCCGTTATCGTTAAGAATCATTACAGGGGAGCTGTTGTCATTTACTTCTGATAGAAGCTCGAAAAATTGTCCCCTTGCCTTATTTGCGTTAAGTATTCTCATCGTGTTTGTGCTCTAATTGCCCGATTTTACGCAGTGCCAGAAAAAATAAAACGCTCGTTACTCCCGCACCGACAGCAGCTTCTGTTATGGCCAAGTCCGGAGATCTTAATAACACCCATATAACCGCCATTACAAGACTGTAGCTCATGAATATAATTACGGAATTAAGCAAACTTTTCGAGACTGATACAGCAACAGCGCACACTATCAAGAAAATTAATAACAGCCATTCTACAACAATCATAATTTTTTACCGCCTCCGGTCAAGTCAATATAATCGCAAATTAAATTTAAATCCGGGTTAGTCTCGACTTCTGCACGCGCTATTAAATGACTCGCCGCAGGATTGCACAGCCATAAAAATATAATCACCAGAAATAATTTCAGCGAGAAGACATTTGCTCCCGACAAAATTATTAATCCCGCAAGAACAAGCAAAGCCCCTAAAGTATCGCACTTTGCAGCAACGTGAATCCTATTAAGCATCGTCGAAAATCTGAATATCCCGACAGTAGCAAGGCCAAGCACTAATAATCCCGCAAGCACAAGCACTCCCGCAATAATTACACGAATCATGACTCTTTCTCGTCCTCCTTTTTCTCAATTACTGAACGCGCAAGCACTACCACCGACAAAAAATTTATTATCGCGTAAATCAAGCATACATCAACTAAATAATTTTCGCCGATTATCAGAGCCAGCACAGCAATTAATAAAATTACTTTCGTGCCGATTATGTTAGCTGCAATAATCCTGTCTGAAAATCTCGGCCCTAACGCAGCACGCAAGAGACAAATAAAAATTGTAACCGACAAAAATATAACGCTGCCGATTAGTAAAAAATTTCTTAACTCTTCAGGACTAGGCATTGACTCGCGCCTCCATTCTTGACAATAAACGCTCGAATAAACTTCCTTCGAGTCCGTGTGCTATTTCGCGATTCAGTGCGTGAACTAATAATTCATTGCCCTCAAGTGAAACTGTAATAGTTCCCGGCGTTAAAGTTATGGAATTTGCAAGAGCAGCCCTCGCCGCTTGAGTCTTTAATGGAGTCTGGAATCTCACAAGACAAGGCTCAACGTCAATTTCAGGCGCAAGAACGAGTCTTATAATCGCAAAATTTGCCCGCACAATTTCAATTAACAGGACAACCGCATAAATAATTACGTCAGGCAAGAGAGTCAAAAATTTCAAGTATGACCCCGAAAAATTAATCTTCATGACCCTTTTCACGAATAAATCAAGCAGAACAGCAGCAATAACGCCCGAAATAAAAATTTCCCACGTCAAGCGGCCGTTAAAAATTACCCATAATGTAAAATATACGAGGCTCAATAAATAACTACCTCCCTATTAAATAAATTTGCTTGTATGAACGATAAAATAAATTTTAGCATAGCATGTGATAAAATCTGCAAGTCTATATAATTTGTAAGGAGATAAAATTTTTCATGAGCAATATTACATTTAATGATAACTGCGTTCACGTCGTTTTTCTCGGAGTCCCTAACGTGCCGGGAATAGCCGCAGAAATTTTCAGCGTTTTATCGGAGCATTCAGTAAGTGTCAGCATGGTAACGCAAAATACAATGAGGGGCGGACGTTCTGATTTATCGTTCTTGATTCAGCGTGAAAAACTTGATGAAATGATTCCTGTCTGCCGTGAAGCTGCTGCAAAGGTCGGCGGTCAAGGCGTTTCATTTGCAACAGAAGTAGCGGCCATCACAGTAGATTTGAAATCTGACTCAGCAAATATCCTCGCGAAAATGTTCAAGGCTCTTGCGTCCGTAAATGTGAACATAGAAATTATTAATTCAACGTCAGAGAGCGCGATTTGTATAGTGAGTCTTACTAAGGCTCGT
It includes:
- a CDS encoding ACT domain-containing protein gives rise to the protein MSNITFNDNCVHVVFLGVPNVPGIAAEIFSVLSEHSVSVSMVTQNTMRGGRSDLSFLIQREKLDEMIPVCREAAAKVGGQGVSFATEVAAITVDLKSDSANILAKMFKALASVNVNIEIINSTSESAICIVSLTKAREGLEALKRVFD
- a CDS encoding DUF4040 domain-containing protein, encoding MIVVEWLLLIFLIVCAVAVSVSKSLLNSVIIFMSYSLVMAVIWVLLRSPDLAITEAAVGAGVTSVLFFLALRKIGQLEHKHDENT
- a CDS encoding type II toxin-antitoxin system Phd/YefM family antitoxin, which codes for MRILNANKARGQFFELLSEVNDNSSPVMILNDNGKNAVLISEDDWDSLQETLYLHSIPGMVESINQARQESLDECKEYDPNEEWSNLYSENTLKAITAKSRSKTLSAAIVGRSKNIHVKFFHTKGVIHD
- a CDS encoding sodium:proton antiporter, with product MPSPEELRNFLLIGSVIFLSVTIFICLLRAALGPRFSDRIIAANIIGTKVILLIAVLALIIGENYLVDVCLIYAIINFLSVVVLARSVIEKKEDEKES
- a CDS encoding monovalent cation/H(+) antiporter subunit G, whose protein sequence is MIRVIIAGVLVLAGLLVLGLATVGIFRFSTMLNRIHVAAKCDTLGALLVLAGLIILSGANVFSLKLFLVIIFLWLCNPAASHLIARAEVETNPDLNLICDYIDLTGGGKKL
- a CDS encoding Na+/H+ antiporter subunit E, with amino-acid sequence MSLVYFTLWVIFNGRLTWEIFISGVIAAVLLDLFVKRVMKINFSGSYLKFLTLLPDVIIYAVVLLIEIVRANFAIIRLVLAPEIDVEPCLVRFQTPLKTQAARAALANSITLTPGTITVSLEGNELLVHALNREIAHGLEGSLFERLLSRMEARVNA